The Pyrus communis chromosome 9, drPyrComm1.1, whole genome shotgun sequence genome has a segment encoding these proteins:
- the LOC137745337 gene encoding protein SLOW GREEN 1, chloroplastic-like has protein sequence MESLAKLHLRHQPLTLSLNPHCSSFPKPLSSFRPPRQSPTFNFTTLTIRASSSSLPPSSAHPPHQNPPNPKPISSFKTLAPLAAPIIKTTCAAIAAAAFFFMRFNHRTAMAATAVAPSMVEPVEQESPADSVSYEEKERVLEEQLSQNPDDVEALRNLMEVRIKSNKLAEAIQVLERLIELEPEDFEWQLLKANVHSYMGEVDLANADFEDILSKDPFKVEAFHGLVMSASQSPEKLNSVMRRVEEAMVKCKKDGNMSDVRDFKLLVAQIRVMESKYSDALKLYQELVREEPRDFRPYLCQGIIYTMLRKTNEAEKQFEKFRKLVPKNHPYKEYFDDNMFATKLFGQKMERETAASNV, from the coding sequence ATGGAGTCTCTCGCCAAACTTCACCTCCGCCACCAACCCCTCACCCTCTCGCTCAATCCACACTGTTCCTCGTTCCCAAAACCCCTTTCTTCCTTCAGACCTCCGCGCCAATCGCCGACCTTCAACTTCACCACCCTCACTATCAGAGCCTCATCCTCATCGCTTCCGCCGTCCTCCGCCCACCCACCTCACCAAAACcccccaaaccctaaacccatttCTTCTTTCAAAACCCTAGCCCCTCTCGCCGCCCCTATCATCAAGACGACCTGCGCCGCCATCGCTGCCGCCGCATTCTTCTTCATGAGGTTCAATCATCGAACCGCTATGGCCGCCACCGCAGTCGCACCTTCCATGGTGGAGCCAGTGGAACAAGAATCTCCCGCTGACAGCGTTTCGTatgaagagaaagagagggtaCTTGAAGAGCAATTGTCACAGAACCCGGACGATGTCGAAGCTCTGAGGAATTTAATGGAGGTCAGGATCAAATCCAACAAGCTGGCCGAAGCGATTCAGGTGCTCGAGCGCTTGATCGAGCTGGAACCCGAAGACTTTGAGTGGCAATTGCTGAAGGCCAATGTTCATAGCTACATGGGTGAGGTAGATCTCGCAAACGCCGATTTCGAGGACATTTTGTCGAAAGACCCTTTCAAAGTTGAGGCCTTTCATGGCCTTGTAATGTCCGCTTCGCAATCACCGGAGAAATTGAATAGTGTGATGAGGAGGGTGGAGGAGGCAATGGTGAAGTGTAAGAAGGATGGGAATATGTCGGATGTGAGGGATTTTAAGCTGTTAGTTGCGCAAATTCGCGTGATGGAGTCGAAGTATTCGGATGCTTTGAAGCTTTATCAAGAGCTTGTGAGGGAAGAACCGAGAGACTTCAGGCCTTATCTGTGTCAAGGAATAATTTATACAATGTTGAGGAAGACTAATGAGGCTGAGAAACAGTTTGAAAAGTTCAGGAAGCTTGTTCCAAAGAACCACCCTTATAAAGAGTATTTCGATGACAATATGTTTGCGACAAAGCTTTTTGGGCAGAAGATGGAGAGGGAAACAGCAGCGTCGAACGTCTGA